ATCGCCTATGCATAAAACCTCTTAAAAAACTTATATAATTTTTATATGTAACTAAAGCAGGCTAGTAGGATAGTAGGATTCACCGGATGTGTCAATTGCACGGTATTTCTTACAATACTTCAAACTAGTAAACAAAATGCAAGCCTCTTCCCCTCATCCCAATGCCATTGAAAAACCTTTTTCTTTCTATTCAAGAAACAAATGTTTCCTCTTAAAAACAAAAAGATACATTCAAAGAAACTGAGCCTATAATCAGATCTTTCAATATGCTTCCATGTATGACAACAATACAGATTGCACATAATTACAACAAGGTAAAAGGAATTTTACATAAAGTGCTATTTTTTGAGCCTGGAATATTTGAGAAGTCCATGGAATGTATAGGAAAGGAAATATCCGCATGACCGCGCTATGTCCAGATTGAGAAATTGACGATAGACAATCCATCGATCATGTGCAGCCTTCACTTTATTACCTGAGCGATTTTTCTCGTACACCCTATACTTAACCAAAGGGGAAGTATACCCAATGGCTTTGAACCCTTCCCGCAATAGAGTCAACCAGTAGACAAAATCCTCATGGGAAAACGTTCCATCCATTGCATAGAATTTACAAATTTCTGTTTTCATTACCACGGAGGAACAGAGTATAAAGTTTTCTTTGAGTAAATCAGACAACGTACAGGAATCAGGCACCAGCTTGGCCTTGCCAATCTCTGTTCCCTCTCCATTTATGAAAGAATAGGAACTATACGAGAAATCACCGAGACCTTTCTCTAAAAGCGCTATCTGGGTCTCAATCTTCTGGGGTGCCCAGAGATCATCGCTGTCAAGGAATGCACAATACAAGCCCTTTGCCTCCGCAAAGGCCTT
The sequence above is a segment of the Sphaerochaeta pleomorpha str. Grapes genome. Coding sequences within it:
- a CDS encoding glycosyltransferase family 2 protein, with the protein product MENEMLCSVIVPAYNCEHTLCESVESALAQTYSNLEILIVDDCSSDNTALVMQELAARDKRVRCISLSQNGGVAEARNKAFAEAKGLYCAFLDSDDLWAPQKIETQIALLEKGLGDFSYSSYSFINGEGTEIGKAKLVPDSCTLSDLLKENFILCSSVVMKTEICKFYAMDGTFSHEDFVYWLTLLREGFKAIGYTSPLVKYRVYEKNRSGNKVKAAHDRWIVYRQFLNLDIARSCGYFLSYTFHGLLKYSRLKK